The genomic stretch ACGCGCCCAAGCTCGAATGGCATCTGACCGACGCGATCGGCCGCACCTGGCAGGTCGGCACGATCCAGTCGGACCGCGTGCTGCCCGACCGGCTCGACGCCAGCTATGTCGGCGAGGATGGCGAGCGCCACCGCCCGATCATGCTCCACCGCGCGATCTTCGGGTCGTATGAGCGGTTCATCGGCATCCTGATCGAACATTTCGCCGGGCGCCTGCCCACCTGGCTCGCCCCGGTGCAGGCGGTGGTCGCGACGATCGTGTCGGATGCCGACGACTATGCGCTCGCGGTGGTGGAAAAGCTGAAGGCAGCGGGCATTCGCGTCGAGAGCGACCTGCGCAACGAGAAGATCAACTACAAGGTGCGCGAACATTCGCTGGCCAAGGTCCCGAACCTGCTGGTCGTCGGCAAGCGCGAGGCCGAGGAAGGCACCGTCGCGCTCCGCGTGCTGGGCAGCCAGGGCCAGCAGATGCTGACGCTCGACGAGGCAGTGGCGCGGCTGATCGACGAGGCGACTCCGCCCGATCTGAAATGAGCGGCGCCCCCGCCGGGCGATCGGATGAGGAAACGGGCAAACCTTAACGCCGTCATCCCAGCGAAGGCTGGGATGTGGACTCACGGTTGAAGTGCACCGGTTGAGATTTTGGAGAATGCCTCGGCGGGTGTGAGGAAGCCAAGGCATTTTCTGGGGATGTTGTTGAGCCGGTCGGCACAGGCACGGAGTTGTCTGTGGCTGACGGTGTCGAGGTCGGTTTTGCGAGGCAGGCTTCGGCGCAGTCGGCCGATGGTGTTTTCGACACCGCCCTTTTGCCATGGGGCTCGGACATCGCAGAAGAAGGTCTGGATGCCGAGGCTGTCGTGAAGGCGGTGATGTTCGGCGAACTCGGTGCCGTTGTCGAAGCTGATGGTCCTGCGCAGATCCTGGGGGATATGGCGCAGTCTGCGGGTGATCCGGCGTGCGGTCAGCTCGGCTCTGCGGTGGGGTGGCTTGTCGAGGATGGTGTAGCGTGTGTGGCGCTCGTGCAGGACGAGGACATTGTGCCCATATCGGGCGAACAGCATATAGTCGGCTTCCCAATGGCCCGGCTGTGCGCGATCCCGGGCTTCGAGGGGGCGTTCGCCGATCGGCCTGCGCTGTTTGATGAAGCTGGCCGGGCTTCCGCCCTGGCGGCCATAGCGGCCGCGCCTTGCCTTGCAGCGGGGCAGAAGGCGGTGCCAGTAGTCCTTCTGGGCCGAGCGATGATAGACGTATCGATAGATTGACTCGTGGCTGACCATGGTGCGACCGTGCTCAAGCGCCAGTCGGCCGGCGATCTGTTCGGGAGAGCATCCCATCGCAAGGCCGTTCTTCACGATATCTCGCAGGTCCGGCTGGCGCGCCAGCTTGAAACGGCAGTCCCATCGTCGTCGTCTGATCGCGAGCCTATGGGCACGCCCGGGCGCATAGCCGCCGGGCCAGACCTTGGTCGGCTTGCTATTGCGCCTGAGTTCCCGACCGACCGTCGTGTGATCACGCCCGATCGCGGTGGCAATCTGTCGGCAAGATATACCGCCTTCATGAAGGCGGCATATCTCGATCCGCTCGTCGAGGCTGAGCTGCCTGTAATGTCGTCCCATCGCGCAATCACCTTAGCAGGTGGTGCACTTGTTCCGTGAGTCCGGGGGACCCATTCAGCCACTCCGCTGGACCAAAAGAGACAGACGGAGCCACGAATGGATCCTGACTTTCGTCAGGATAACAATCTTCTCGCATAAGCGACTCCCCACCCCCGCCGGGCAACCGGCGGGGGTGACGCGGCGCGATAAGCCTCCTATCTCGGTTGCCATGTCCTCCCGCTTTGACTCCGTCCCCAACCGCCGCGCCCTGATCGACCGGCGGGGCGTCGCGGACCGGCTGGCTGCGCTCGAGGCGCCCGATGCGACGGCGCTGCGCCGCGCCGCGACGATCGAGCTCAAGGCCGCGCTCGACGCCGGGCAGGCGGAGATTGCGCGGCGGCTGGAGGAGCATCCCTCGCGCGGGCTGGAGATTGCGGCGGCGGGCGCGTTCCTGACCGACCAGATCCTGCGGCTGCTATGGGATTTCACGACCCAGCGGCTCCACCGCAATCCCAATCCCACCACGTCGCAGCGCATGGCTTTGGTCGCGGTCGGCGGCTATGGCCGCGGCGAGATGGCGCCGCATTCGGACATCGACATCGGCTTTCTCACGCCCTGGAAAGTCACCGGCTGGAGCGAGCAGGTGATCGAATCGATGCTCTATTCGCTGTGGGACATGCAATTGAAGGTCGGGCATTCGTCGCGCTCGCTCGACGACATGGTCCGCCAGGCCAAGGCCGATGTCACCGTCCGCACCGCGCTGCTCGAGGCACGCTATGTCTGGGGCGACACCGACCTGTACGACGAGGCCGCCAAGCGCTTCAAGGCCGAGGTCCAGGCCGATACCGCGCGCACCTTCATCGCGCAGAAGCTCGACGAGCGGAATGCGCGGCACAAAAGGATGGGCGACAGCCGCTATGTCGTCGAACCCAATATCAAGGAGGGCAAGGGCGGGCTGCGCGACCTGCACACGCTCTTCTGGATCGGCAAATATGCCTATAATGTCCGCGAAACCGCCGAACTCGTCGAGGCGGGGCTGCTGACGCGGCAGGAATATCGCCAGTTCCGCCGCGCCGAGAATTTCCTCTGGGCAGTCCGCTGCCAGCTCCACCACATCGCTGCGCGCGCCGAGGACCGGCTGACCTTCGACGTCCAGCGCGAGATCGCCGAGCGGATGCGCTTTTCGGACCGGCCGGGCATGTCGAAGGTCGAGCGTTTCATGCGCTTCTACTTCCTCCAGGCGAAGGTCGTGGGCGACCTGACCGGCGTGTTCCTCGCGCATCTGGACGAGAAATTCGCGGCGCGCGGCGGGCGGTTCGGACTGCCCAAGATGTTCCGTAAACCACGGAAACTAAAAGGATTTTCCCTGGATCGCGGACGGCTGGCGCTGCCCCGCGACGATTTCTTTGCCGAAGACCCGGTGCGGCTGGTCGAATTGTTCCAGCTCGCCGACCTCCACGGCCTCGAAATCCACCCGCTCGCGATGCGCGCCGCGACCCGCGATGCAAAGCTTGTGGACGATGTTCGGGAAGTTCCGCGCGCCAACGCCCTGTTCCTCGACGTGCTGACATCGCCCCGCGATCCCGAAACCGTGCTGCGCTGGATGAACGAGGCGGGGGTGTTCGGGCGCTTCGTCCCCGATTTCGGTCGCGTCGTCGCGCAAATGCAGTTCGACATGTACCATCACTACACCGTCGACGAACACTCGATCCGCGCGATCGGGCTGCTCAACCAGATCGAGAAGGGCGAACTGGCCGAGGACCATCCGCTCGCCAGCGGCATCTTCCGCCAGATCGTGTCACGCCGCGCGCTGTACGTCTCGGTGCTGCTCCACGACATCGCCAAGGGGCGCGGCGGCGATCATTCGCTGCTGGGCGCCGAAGTCGCCGAGCGGCTGTGCCCGCGCCTGGGGATGACCGCGGCGGAGACCGAGACGGTGGCATGGCTGGTCCGCTGGCACCTGCTGATGTCGGCGACGGCGTTCAAGCGCGACCTGTCGGACTTCAAGACGATCCTCGACTTTGCCGGCCATGTGCAGAGCGTGGAACGGCTGCGGCTGCTGCTCGCGCTGACGATCGTCGATATCCGCGCAGTCGGCCCCGGCGTGTGGAACAGCTGGAAGCGGCAGTTGCTCACCAATTTGTTCGAGGCGACCGAGGAAGTGCTGCGGCTCGGCCACAAGCAGAAGGGCCGGGGCGAACGCATCGCCGCGAAACAAGAGGCGCTGGCGGCCATTCTGGGCTGGGATGCCGGTCGCATGGCCGCGCTCAATGGGCGGATGACCGAGCCCTATTGGATCGCCGAACCGCTCGACGTGCTGGAACGCAACGCCCGGCTGGTCGATGCGGCAGGCGATTCACAGCTATCGATCGAGGCGCAGGTCTATCCGGATCGCGGCGCGACGCTGGTGACGGTCTATGCGTCCGACCATCCGGGGCTGTTCTATCGCATCGCAGGGGCAATCCATGTCGCGGGCGGCAACATCATCGATGCGCGCATTCACACCACGCGCGACGGCATGGCACTCGACAATTTCCTCGTCCAGGACCCGCTGGGCCGCCCGTTCGACGAAGAGGCGAGGCTGGGCCGGATCAAGACGAGCATCGCCGACGCGCTGGCAAACCGCGCCAAGCTGTCCGAACGGCTGCGCACCCGCCCGCTACCGCGGCTGCGCGCCGACGCCTTTGCGATCGAACCCAATGTGTTCATCGACAACAACGCGTCGAACCGCTTCACCGTGATCGAAGTCAACGCGCGCGACCGCCCCGCGCTGCTCTATGCACTGGCGCACGCGCTGTTCCAGTCGAAGGTGACGATCCATTCGGCGCACGTCGCCACCTATGGCGAGCGCGCCGTGGATACGTTCTACCTCACGGATTTGATCGGTGATAAGATCGAAAGCGCGGCGCGATTGAAAGCCATCGAACGCCGTCTGCTGGAGGCAGCAGGCGGGCAGGAGATCAGCGAACAGGCCGCTTAGCAGGGGGGAGTTGCAATGCCGGTGATCGGATTGGGCGGCTATTTCTTTCGCGCGAAGGATCCGGAGGGGCTGAAGACCTGGTATCGCGAGATGCTGGGCGTCGGCGGCGGATGCGGGCGCGATGCGCAGGGCGAGACCAGCGACTGGTTCTGGCACCCCGAGCCGGGGCCGGTGGTGTTCGAACCGTTCAAGGCCGACAGCGACTATTTCGCCGCCGACAAGCAGGTGATGCTCAACCTGCGCGTGACCGACATCGACAGCCTGCTGGAGCAACTCAACGCGGCGGGTGTCGAGATCACTACCAAGCCCGAATGGGACACCCCCGAAACCGGGCGCTTCGCGCGCATCCACGACCCCGAGGGCAACCCGATCGAATTGTGGGAGCCGCCTGCGCAATGACGCCCGAAGATGCGGCGCTGCTGGCGCGCGTCGAGGCGCTGGCGATCGATCCGGACGGCGCTGCCCTGTCTTTCGTAGGTCGGCTCGCGCGCGAAAACGGCTGGCCGCCAGCCTATGCGCGCCGCGTCGATCGCGAATATCGGCGCTTTCTGTTTCTGGCAGCGACGGCGTCGCATCCGGTAACGCCGTCGGATGCCGTCGACCAGGCCTGGCATCTCCACCTCGCCTATACGCGCAGCTATTGGGACGATCTGTGCGGAGCGGTGCTGGGGCGCGCGCTCCACCACGGCCCTACGGCGGGCGGGCGCGACGAGGACCGGCGCTATCGCACGCAATATGCGGCCACGCTCGATCGCTACCGTCAGGTCTTTGGTACGCCACCCCCCGCCGATGTGTGGCCGCCCGAGGTGGAGCGATTCGGCGGGCGTTTCGTGCGCGTGGATCGCGGGCGCGCCTGGGTCGTCCCGCATAGCCTGGTCGCGCCGCTGCTTGGGGTGCCCGTGCTGGCGGGGTGCGGGCTGCTCGCGGCAAACAGCACCGGGACAAACGGTGGCAGCGCCTGGATATCCTACGCCGTGCTGCTCGTGATCGCCGCAGTGATCCTTGTGGCAATCTGGCGCACGCCGCGCGATCGGCGGCGAGGGAGCGGCTGCGGAACCAGTTGCGGCAGCGATGGCGGCGATTCCAGCCACGGCGGCGGGGATGGCTGCGGAGGCGGCGGCTGCGGGGGCGATTAATGCTATTTCCGCAAGCGCGGTCAGGCGCGCCCGAAAGCGCCGAATTAGGGCAAGGGCACCACGGAGAACCCCATGACGCCCGATGCCCGCCACCACTACCGGTCCCGCATGGAGCGCGTGCTCGATCATATCGACGCGCATCTCGATGAAGCGCTCGACGTCGAACTATTGAGCGGCGTCGCTGCCTTTTCGCGCTTTCATTTCCACCGCCAGTTCACGGCTTTGTGCGGGCTTCCCGTCCAGCGTTATGTGCAACTGGCGCGGATGAAGCGGGCGTCGTGGCGGCTGGCCTTTCGCCCCGATGCGCGCGTGACCGACATTGCGTTCGACGCCGGCTATGCCGCGCCCGAAAGCTTCACGCGCGCCTTTCGCCAGGCGTTCGGCCAGCCGCCCAGCGCGTTTCGGGACGCGCCCGATTGGGCTCCGTGGCAGGCGGCAATGGCGCCGCTGACCCATGCCAGGAGCCTGACCATGCAATCCAATTTCGCGCTCGACGACGTGACCCTGATCCACTTTCCCGAAACCCGCATTGCCGTGATGGAGCATCGCGGCGACCCCGCGCTGATCGGCGACACGCTCCGCCGCTTCATCGACTGGCGCCGTCGTACCGGGCTGGCCCCGAGCCGCAGCGCGACGTTCAACCTGTTTCACACCGACCCCGAACAGGGCGCCGCCGAGGATCACCGGCTCGGGCTGGGTGCGACGGTGAACGCCGGGTTCGTGTCCGATCAGGCGGACGTGACGGTCGAGACGATCCCCGCGGGTCGCTGTGCGGTATTGCGCGTCACCGGGCCCGACGCGGCGCTGCGCCCGGCGGCGGACTGGCTGTATCGCGAATGGTTGCCCGTCAGCGGCGAGGAACTGCGCGACTTTCCGTTCTTCGGCCAGCGCATCCGCTTCTTCCCCGACGTGCCCGAGCAGGAAGCGGTGATCGACCTGTTCCTTCCGCTAAAAGACTGAGCCCAACGGAAAAGGCCCCCGCCATCCGGCAGGGGCCTTTTATCGTCCGGTCCGAAACCCGAATCAGCTTACTTCGGTGCGAGCACCATCAGCATCTGGCGGCCTTCCATGCGCGGATGGCTCTCGACCTTCGCGTCTTCGGCGGTGTCGTCCTGCACGCGCTTGAGCAGCACCATGCCGAGCTGGCCGTGCGAAAGCTCGCGACCGCGGAAGCGGAGCGTCACCTTGACCTTGTCGCCTTCGCCGATGAACTTGTGGATCGCCCGCATCTTCACATCGTAGTCGTGATCGTCGATGTTCGGACGCATTTTGATCTCCTTGATCTCCTGCGTCTTCTGCGATTTCCGGGCGATGTTCGCCTTCTTCTGGGCCTCGTACTTGAACTTGCCCACGTCGAGGAACTTGGCGACGGGCGGATCGGCGTTCGGAGACACCTCTACCAGATCAAGCCCTACCTCGCGCGCCTGCTCCATCGCCTCGCGCGTGTACATGACGCCGAGATTCTCGCCGTCCTGATCGATCACCCGCACCTTTGGCGACTGGATGAATTCGTTGAAGCGCGGGCCGTTCATCGGCGGCGGCGCCAGGGGGCGCCGGGTCATGGGAGGACGGATAGGTATTTCTCCTGTGGTCGTTCAGTACAACGGGCTTAGATACCGCACCAACGCACGATCCGGTAGCCCGGACCGCTGCTTTGGTACGATTCGCGGCGCATTGTGGCGCGCGCGCATCGCTCCATATCGGCGCGCCGCCGCGATTCCACAAGGGGATCGCGACGGCGCCTGCCGAGTCACCTTATTCGGGCGCTTTCGCCACCCCGACCAGCGCCGGGCGCAACAGCCGGTCGCGGATCATATAGCCCGCCTGGATTTCCTGCACGACCGTCCCCGGCGCGACATCGGCGCTGGGCAGTTCCATCATCGCCTGATGGCGATTGGGGTCGAGCGATTCGCCCACCGCCACGATCTTCGAGATGCCATGGCGGGCGAAGATCGAATCCAGCTCGCGCCCGGTCGCGTCCAGCCCCGTTACCAGCCCCTTGAACTTCTCGTCCTCGCGCAGTTCGACCGGAATCGCGGCCAATGCGCGGGTGAGATTGTCGGCGACCGACAGCACGTCGCGCGCGAAATGCGTCGCGGCATAGGTGCGCGCGTCGGCGGCTTCCTTCTCGGCGCGGCGGCGGACATTCTGCGTCTCGGCCTGGGCATAGAGGACCGCCGCCTTCGCCTCGGCAAGCTGCGCCTCCAACTCGGCGGCACGGTCTGCCGTCGCCACTTCGGGCGCCTGCTCAGCGGTCTCCTCGCGCAGCGGGGTATCGGTGTCCTGCATGTCTGCAGTCATTTTCTCGTCTTCCTTGGACATAATTCCCTGTTCGTATTCGCTCACCTGCCGGCGGTCACGCCAGTATTCGCGCCATCGTCGCCGCCGTGAAATCCACCATGGGTACGACGCGCGCATAGTTCAACCGAGTCGGGCCGATCACCCCGACTACGCCGACCACCCGCCCGTCGAGCGCGCGCACCGGCTTGGCAATGACCGACGAGCCCGACAACGCAAAGAGCTTGTTCTCGGACCCAATGAAGATCCGCGTCGCCTCGCCTTCGCGCGCGCTGTCGAGCAGCCGGGCGATCTCCTCCTTGCCCTCCAGCTCGTCGAGCAGCTGGCGGACGCGGTCGAGGTCCTCGGCGGCGGCGGCGTCGATCAGCCGCGCCTGGCCGCGTACGATCAGCACCGGGCGCCGCCCGCCATCCTCGCTCCACACCGCCAACCCGCGCTCGACCAGCGCCGCCGCGACGCTGTCCAGCGCCGCACGCTGCGCCCCCAGGTCGCGCTCGATCCGCGCCCGCGCCTCGGCCAGCGTCAGCCCGGTGAGCATCGCGCTCATATAATTCGCGGCCTGTTGCAACGATCCGGGGTCGATCCCGCCGGGCAGCTCGACGACGCGGTTCTCGACCGACCCGTCCTCGCCCACCAGCACCGCCAGCGCGCGATCATGGCTGAGCGGCACGAACCCGAACTGGCGCAGCACCGGCTCGGCCTTGGGCACCAGCACCAGCCCCGCACAGGCCGATAGCCCGGAGAGCGTGGCAGTGGTGCTGGCCAGCGCCTCCTCGATCGGCCCCACCTGCCCCGCGCGCGCCTCGATCGCGGCGCGCTCCTCGGCGGAGGGCTCGCTGGCCTGCATCATCCCGTCGACGAACAGCCGCAGCCCCGATTGCGTCGGCATCCGCCCCGCGCTGGTATGCGGCGCGGCGAGCAGCCCGGCTTCCTCCAGGTCCTGCATCACGTTGCGGATCGAGGCGGGCGACAGGCTGAGCGCCGAAATCTTGGAAATCGTCCGCGACCCCACCGGTGCGCCGGTATCCAGATAGGATTCGACCACGATACGGAACACGTCGCGCGCGCGATCGGTAAGTTCGTGGATCGGGGGTGTGGTCATACCCCCTGATGTAGGCTGCGGCGGCCCAAGCCTCAACGGTTTAGCGGGGGTTGGCTCAGAAGGCGCGAGCAGGAAAGAAGGGTTTCTCGCGCAAAGGCGCAAAGACGCGAAGAAGCTGGGGCGTAATCGGGCGGCGCAGCCGCTGCCAAATCTCGATGCGCGGTCGATTGCGCGATGGCCTCACGTCCCTGGGCTTTGTGCCTTTGTGGCTTTGTGTGAGAACATCTTCCACCCTGCCGAAAGCAGAATTCCTTCACACAAAGCCACGAAGCCACAAAGGAGTGGCGGCCACCTCACCCAGGCCACACCGGCCTTTGCGCCTTTGCGCCTTTGCGCCTTTGCGCGAGAAAGACCTTCTTCCTACCTGCGCACACCCAGCCTCAGGGCCGCTCCCCGATCAACGCCGCGATCGGCAGCGCATCCGGGGCGTGCCCCAGCGCGTCGGCGATCGGCCGCGTCTCGCCGAGATTGCATCCGAAATAATAATAGAGATGCTGGCTGTCGCCGATCGCGCGCGTCCAACGCACATCGACGCTCGGCATGTCGGTCGCGGCATTGGTGCAGCGCGATTCGCCGGGAGCGTAGCGCACCTCGCCGCTTTCGGGCCGATAGGGCGCGAGCGCGGCGGCGAAAGCTTCATATTGCGCAGGAGTAGCCGTGAAGGCCCGCTCGCCCGAGACGGCAGTGAAGCGCTTGCCGGTGAAGACCCCGCTCCCGTCGGGTCGCACCGTCACCGAATAGACCGGGCACGCCCCGAAGCACATGCCCGTCTCATAGGTGATCGAATCGCCCTCGATCGCCACTGGCCCGCCGGGGCGCGATGGCTGGACGCAGCCCGCCAGTGCCAGCGCCGCCGCTCCGCCAATTGCCCAATTCCGCATCGCATCTCTCCCCTGGATCGTCCGCCAAGACTGGCGCGTTGCTAACGCACGGTCTAGGTGCCCGGGCCAACCTTGCAGGAGACTGAAGCAGATGCGCCCATCCGGCCGCGCCCCCGACGAGATGCGGGCAATCACCATTGAACCCCATTTCACCCGCCACGCCGAAGGATCGGTGCTGATTGGCTTCGGCGATACCCGCGTGCTGGTGACCGCGAGCATCGAAGAGCGGATTCCGCCCTGGCTGCGCGGCAAGGGCGAAGGCTGGGTGACGGCGGAATATGGCATGCTCCCCCGCGCCACCCATACGCGCGGCCAGCGCGAGGCGGCCAAGGGCAAGCAATCGGGGCGGACGCAGGAAATCCAGCGGCTGATCGGGCGCAGCCTTCGCGCAGTGACCGACCTCAAGGCGCTGGGCGAGCGCCAGATCACGCTCGATTGCGACGTGCTCCAGGCCGATGGCGGCACGCGGACGGCGGCGATTTCGGGCGCATGGGTCGCGCTGCGGCTGGCGACGAACAAGCTGCTGGCGGCGGGCCAGCTCGAAAAGGACCCGATCCTGACCCAGGTCGCGGCGGTGAGCTGCGGCATCTATCAGGGCAATCCGGTGCTCGACCTCGACTATATCGAAGATTCGGGCGCCGACGCCGATGCGAACTTCGTCCTGCTGGCAGACGGCAAGATCGCCGAGGCGCAGGCGACGGCAGAAGGTGCGACCTATGACGAGGAAGGGCTGCTCCGCCTCCTCCGCCTCGCGCGGATCGGCTGCACCCGCATCTTCGACGCGCAGTTGAAGGCCGTCGGATGAGCGGCCCCGACGAAGGCGTGGGCGGCGACGCCCCCCAGGCGATCCGCAAGCTGGCCCCCGGCAAGCTGGTGATCGCC from Sphingomonas hengshuiensis encodes the following:
- a CDS encoding IS30 family transposase, which codes for MGRHYRQLSLDERIEICRLHEGGISCRQIATAIGRDHTTVGRELRRNSKPTKVWPGGYAPGRAHRLAIRRRRWDCRFKLARQPDLRDIVKNGLAMGCSPEQIAGRLALEHGRTMVSHESIYRYVYHRSAQKDYWHRLLPRCKARRGRYGRQGGSPASFIKQRRPIGERPLEARDRAQPGHWEADYMLFARYGHNVLVLHERHTRYTILDKPPHRRAELTARRITRRLRHIPQDLRRTISFDNGTEFAEHHRLHDSLGIQTFFCDVRAPWQKGGVENTIGRLRRSLPRKTDLDTVSHRQLRACADRLNNIPRKCLGFLTPAEAFSKISTGALQP
- a CDS encoding [protein-PII] uridylyltransferase yields the protein MSSRFDSVPNRRALIDRRGVADRLAALEAPDATALRRAATIELKAALDAGQAEIARRLEEHPSRGLEIAAAGAFLTDQILRLLWDFTTQRLHRNPNPTTSQRMALVAVGGYGRGEMAPHSDIDIGFLTPWKVTGWSEQVIESMLYSLWDMQLKVGHSSRSLDDMVRQAKADVTVRTALLEARYVWGDTDLYDEAAKRFKAEVQADTARTFIAQKLDERNARHKRMGDSRYVVEPNIKEGKGGLRDLHTLFWIGKYAYNVRETAELVEAGLLTRQEYRQFRRAENFLWAVRCQLHHIAARAEDRLTFDVQREIAERMRFSDRPGMSKVERFMRFYFLQAKVVGDLTGVFLAHLDEKFAARGGRFGLPKMFRKPRKLKGFSLDRGRLALPRDDFFAEDPVRLVELFQLADLHGLEIHPLAMRAATRDAKLVDDVREVPRANALFLDVLTSPRDPETVLRWMNEAGVFGRFVPDFGRVVAQMQFDMYHHYTVDEHSIRAIGLLNQIEKGELAEDHPLASGIFRQIVSRRALYVSVLLHDIAKGRGGDHSLLGAEVAERLCPRLGMTAAETETVAWLVRWHLLMSATAFKRDLSDFKTILDFAGHVQSVERLRLLLALTIVDIRAVGPGVWNSWKRQLLTNLFEATEEVLRLGHKQKGRGERIAAKQEALAAILGWDAGRMAALNGRMTEPYWIAEPLDVLERNARLVDAAGDSQLSIEAQVYPDRGATLVTVYASDHPGLFYRIAGAIHVAGGNIIDARIHTTRDGMALDNFLVQDPLGRPFDEEARLGRIKTSIADALANRAKLSERLRTRPLPRLRADAFAIEPNVFIDNNASNRFTVIEVNARDRPALLYALAHALFQSKVTIHSAHVATYGERAVDTFYLTDLIGDKIESAARLKAIERRLLEAAGGQEISEQAA
- a CDS encoding VOC family protein; translated protein: MPVIGLGGYFFRAKDPEGLKTWYREMLGVGGGCGRDAQGETSDWFWHPEPGPVVFEPFKADSDYFAADKQVMLNLRVTDIDSLLEQLNAAGVEITTKPEWDTPETGRFARIHDPEGNPIELWEPPAQ
- a CDS encoding glycine-rich domain-containing protein, with the protein product MTPEDAALLARVEALAIDPDGAALSFVGRLARENGWPPAYARRVDREYRRFLFLAATASHPVTPSDAVDQAWHLHLAYTRSYWDDLCGAVLGRALHHGPTAGGRDEDRRYRTQYAATLDRYRQVFGTPPPADVWPPEVERFGGRFVRVDRGRAWVVPHSLVAPLLGVPVLAGCGLLAANSTGTNGGSAWISYAVLLVIAAVILVAIWRTPRDRRRGSGCGTSCGSDGGDSSHGGGDGCGGGGCGGD
- a CDS encoding AraC family transcriptional regulator, giving the protein MTPDARHHYRSRMERVLDHIDAHLDEALDVELLSGVAAFSRFHFHRQFTALCGLPVQRYVQLARMKRASWRLAFRPDARVTDIAFDAGYAAPESFTRAFRQAFGQPPSAFRDAPDWAPWQAAMAPLTHARSLTMQSNFALDDVTLIHFPETRIAVMEHRGDPALIGDTLRRFIDWRRRTGLAPSRSATFNLFHTDPEQGAAEDHRLGLGATVNAGFVSDQADVTVETIPAGRCAVLRVTGPDAALRPAADWLYREWLPVSGEELRDFPFFGQRIRFFPDVPEQEAVIDLFLPLKD
- the infC gene encoding translation initiation factor IF-3; protein product: MTRRPLAPPPMNGPRFNEFIQSPKVRVIDQDGENLGVMYTREAMEQAREVGLDLVEVSPNADPPVAKFLDVGKFKYEAQKKANIARKSQKTQEIKEIKMRPNIDDHDYDVKMRAIHKFIGEGDKVKVTLRFRGRELSHGQLGMVLLKRVQDDTAEDAKVESHPRMEGRQMLMVLAPK
- the grpE gene encoding nucleotide exchange factor GrpE; translated protein: MSKEDEKMTADMQDTDTPLREETAEQAPEVATADRAAELEAQLAEAKAAVLYAQAETQNVRRRAEKEAADARTYAATHFARDVLSVADNLTRALAAIPVELREDEKFKGLVTGLDATGRELDSIFARHGISKIVAVGESLDPNRHQAMMELPSADVAPGTVVQEIQAGYMIRDRLLRPALVGVAKAPE
- the hrcA gene encoding heat-inducible transcriptional repressor HrcA — protein: MTTPPIHELTDRARDVFRIVVESYLDTGAPVGSRTISKISALSLSPASIRNVMQDLEEAGLLAAPHTSAGRMPTQSGLRLFVDGMMQASEPSAEERAAIEARAGQVGPIEEALASTTATLSGLSACAGLVLVPKAEPVLRQFGFVPLSHDRALAVLVGEDGSVENRVVELPGGIDPGSLQQAANYMSAMLTGLTLAEARARIERDLGAQRAALDSVAAALVERGLAVWSEDGGRRPVLIVRGQARLIDAAAAEDLDRVRQLLDELEGKEEIARLLDSAREGEATRIFIGSENKLFALSGSSVIAKPVRALDGRVVGVVGVIGPTRLNYARVVPMVDFTAATMARILA
- a CDS encoding DUF6438 domain-containing protein, producing MRNWAIGGAAALALAGCVQPSRPGGPVAIEGDSITYETGMCFGACPVYSVTVRPDGSGVFTGKRFTAVSGERAFTATPAQYEAFAAALAPYRPESGEVRYAPGESRCTNAATDMPSVDVRWTRAIGDSQHLYYYFGCNLGETRPIADALGHAPDALPIAALIGERP
- the rph gene encoding ribonuclease PH, which translates into the protein MRPSGRAPDEMRAITIEPHFTRHAEGSVLIGFGDTRVLVTASIEERIPPWLRGKGEGWVTAEYGMLPRATHTRGQREAAKGKQSGRTQEIQRLIGRSLRAVTDLKALGERQITLDCDVLQADGGTRTAAISGAWVALRLATNKLLAAGQLEKDPILTQVAAVSCGIYQGNPVLDLDYIEDSGADADANFVLLADGKIAEAQATAEGATYDEEGLLRLLRLARIGCTRIFDAQLKAVG